aagcagctatcaaatccctcctcattcttctcctctgcagactaaatcatcccagttccctcagcctctcctcataagtcatgtactccagcctcttaatcatttttgttgccctccgctggactttctccaatttttccacatccttcttgtagtgtggggcccaaatcTGGATacaggactccagatgaggcctcaccaatgctgaatagaggggaatgaccaCATACCTTGATcttctggcaatgcccctacttatacagcccaaaatgccactagccttcttggcaacaagggcatactgtcaactcatatccagcttctcatccactgtaacccctacgtccttttctgcagaactgctgcgtagccactcagtccctagtctgtagcagtgcatgggattcttccatcctaagttcaggactctgcatttgtccttgttgaacctcatcaggtttctttttgcccaatcctccaatttgtctaggtccctcctatcccttccctccagcatatctaccactcctcccagtttagtgtcatctgcaaacttgctgagggtgcaatccacatcATCCTCCAGATTAATTAGGATAGTGAACAAAACCGGCCCTGGAACTGACCTTTGGGggactctgcttgatactggctgccaactagacatggagtcgttgatcactacccattgaacccgatgatctaaccagctttccatccaccttATGGTCCATTCATCCAGCACATACTTCTGTaaattgctggcaagaatactatggaaAACCATTgcaaaagctttgctaaggtcAAAGAATAATATGtgcactgctttcccctcagccacagagccagttatctcatcatagatggcagttaggttagtcaggcatgacttgcccttggtgaacccatgctgactgtttctgatcattttcctctcctctatgcatttcaaaattgattccttgaggacctgctccatgatttttccatggaCTGAGGTGACgctaactggcctgtagttccctggatcctccttcttcccttttttaaagatggacactacattagcccttttccagtcatGTGGGACCTCCCTCAATCACcgtgagttttcagagataatggccaatgactctgcgGTCACATCTGCTAACTCCTTTAGCagccttggatgcagtgcatctggccccatggacttgtgctcatccagcttgtctaaatagtcctgaaccacttctttctccacagaggcgtGGTCACCTCCGCCCCATAATTTACTTCCCAGTGctgtagtctgggagctgaccttgtttgtgaagacagaggcaaaaaaagcactgagtaaattagctttttccacattctgTGTCACTAGGTtccttccccattcagtaaggggcacACACTTTCCTTAACCTTGTTCTTGTTGCTAACaacagaaaagcaacaaaaagtaaGAACTATAGATAATGCTGGATAATCCATTTTCCTTATTGGTCAGCAGAACCTTGAAGTTGGAGGAGGAAACATATAAATCTGGGGTCATCTACAAACTCCATCCCAGTAAGTTTAACTTAAGtcatcacattttattttattttacatttaaaataaatgaaattaaattaaacactGCACTTCTCAAAGATAGCAATAACTCTTTCCTATTTCAATAGTGATTTAACTCTGACCTCCTGATAGTCACTTTAGCTTAACGAGGGAGTACATTACTTTTGTCCAATTTTGATTACTTTCAAAGAAAGAATATAGAGTATTCCAGTGGAGAGGGACTAAAATGCTTTGTAACCAATAGGGCTTAAGCAAAAACTTTAGATGGAGCAATTTCTTGTTGGAAAATTATGTTTTGTTGAAATCGCAGTGTTTCGTAGATATGTGTCTAGATTAATGAAATTTTTGATGGGAAAATTTTGACatgatttgaaattaaaatggaGTATTTTATTCAACTTTCTCATGCTATTTCATTCTAAATTGAATATGGTATTTAATGAGACCCGAGTCCGCATTTCCATCATCTCAGGGTCTTCTGGCCGCTGTGTTCTATTGAGTGGTGACTCCAATACTGAATCCAGGTATAGCCTGAGAAACAAGGAGTTAAAAGCATCGGTGaagaaaattataaacaaaatatttcaattagtCCCTCACTCTAGTCTTAGCATGTCTTTCTCTCTGGAGGTATGTTGATACTGCACACTTCTTTCAGCAGTGTGTAGAGTAGATACATGGTTTGCCCCtcagcatgggtataaatagcggtgtagatggtgaggcactatATGGCTCTCTActcacccaagcagtgcctctctCATCTGCACGGCTTCTTTTAGCCAGGTtgtgtcccactgcctccctgctgccagagtctttcactgctgctgaaCCTTTCACTGGCATGTGTACCCACCACAGTGTGGAAGCGGACTTGTTTTTCACTGTGGCATATCCTACATGCTATACCCTACATGCCACTGAAAGTGGTCTGCAATGTAGATGTAGCCGAAGTGTGACTTCCTAACCACAATAAAGGTGTTATCTTGAAAGATGTCTATCTGACTTTAACTGGGTCCTACACATCTTAACTTTAACAACAGAGGTTGGGATTCACAAAGGAGTGCAAAGAAGTAAATTGGCTAAACTCTACTGAAATCCAATGGGAGTTGGACAGCTAGCCAcatcaggcacttttgaaaatccctgtatttatttttgtagatGCCTAGGTGAGGAGGGATCATTGGGATCACCCAGTCTGTCCACCTGTGTAACAGAACTTCCTCCAAAAACTGTTGATTGAATGAAAGCAGATCTTTTATAGAAACATCCCATATTGATTTAAAATTgacagtgatgcagaatccatTGCAAccgttggtaaattgttccaatggctaattagcctcattgttaaaaatttatacCAAATTTTGagtctgaatttgcctaactTCTATTTTCAGCCATTGAATTATGAAACTATGAGTCTTCTGGATCTGAAAACCCACATTGGAAACCCACAccatttttttttagatttcaaAATCGGGGGATGCAATTTTCCTAGCTCAGTTCCATCTCTAACTGAGATTCTATGTGTTTCCCTAAATTTTTATTCAATCTTTATACAGGCAAAACTCCTATCGACTCTAAGGAGACATTTGCCTGAGTACATCTAAAAATAACTTTGGGTTTTAGCCTGTTAGGAGGTGGAGTAcatagagagaaagaaaatattttcagtcaaAAGGAATCAGATGCCTTTTAAACATTTTGCTAGTACTTTCACAGGAGCTTAGTGAGTTAAGTGAGCAATATGAGTGCAATACTAACCTATTTTATTAGTGTTATAAATGCtcactatagaatcatagaagtgtaggattggaaggaccctcgagaggtcttctaggcctgtcccctgcactcaaggctggACTAAGTAAATATAGTATCCTTCATTGTAGCATTTGTGATTTTCAAAGTAACTAGAAGGTATCAGTGAAGTAGAattgacattttcaaaggcacctaagtgAGTTAAACACCCAAATGCCATTGAAGTTCCTAATTCCCTAGGTGGCTTTGCGAATTCCAGTCTAAGTCTGTGTAAGGGGTTTGTCAGTAATGAAGAATCTGAGTCAAAGCAATCTCAGTATAAGAAAATTTCTCCCTGAATGTTGTCTTCAATACAATTCCACGCTATGATTTGCCAAGAAATGAGTGCAGTTCAGAAAATGATTGGATATTTATATTGTTAATAGCAGTCATGAATCATAGATGTGGTTAAAGCTGATGGGTGCACTAGCAATCCTTTGTTCAGGCTAAATGGAAGAAGCAATGAAATGTGCCTTTATGTAGTGATAGCTAGAAATGGAAGGAAGCCACTGCCCAAGGCAATGGGATGCATGGCAAGGCCAACCAGACACTATGCCTCGTGAGCTTTGTCTGTGTCAGTCTCATTGCATGCAATCACCTCTCCCTTCTCTTTCTGCTGGAGACACCTTTAACAGCTCACTGTCTTGTGATCTTCAGATTCTTGGCATTGGCTAAGCCCTGTTGCTGGTTGGAGCTGAGGAATCCCTAGTCATGGTTATCAAGTTGGCTATTGTTCAAGGAGGTACCCTTATCTAAGCTATTGTTCTGGTTTTCCCTTAGCAATCCCTTTTGACCTAACTTTTTTCATTCAGTCAAGTACCACCACCACACTGAATAGGGAAATGGAATTGTCCATTAAAAAGCAATACAGACATTTCCGCGGTTCATCACACATCTGACATCATCTGCCCAACAGTTTTCTCAAAGCCAGCTTCACATTGTTATTTTTCAGGCTGTAGATGATGAGGTTTAACATGGATGTTAAGATGCTGTACTGCACGGACACTAGTTTGTCAAGAGCAAAAGTATATCCAGAGGCAGGTCTCAGGTACCTGATGAATGCCGTCCTGCAGAACAACAGAACTATGTGATATGTGAGGCACAGGTGGAGAAGGCTCTGCGCCTGCCCTCTGAGAATCTGATCCTGAGGATGGTGGAGAGGATACAAATGTATGAAGTCAGGATGAGCAGGAGAGAGGCAAAGCCTAATGTCATGCTGAAGCAGAGTATCACCATCTCATTAACAAAGGTGTCAGTGCAGGAGAGCTGCAGCAGAAGCGGAAGTTCGCAGCTGAAATGGTTAATTTCACGAGGACTGCAGAAACTCAAGTCGGTAAGGTAAAGTGTGTTGACCAAGGAATCCAGGAAACCAGATATCCATGCACTCAACACCATCTTCACACAGACCTGGTGGCTCATAGTGGTGCTGTATCTTAAAGGATTGCATATGGCAGCATATCGATCATATGCCATCACTGAGAGGAGAAAAATCTCTGTCCCAACCATGAAAATAAAGAAGGCTATCTGGGCAATGCAGCCACTGAGTGAAATAGTCTTCTGCTCTGCCAGGAAGTTCTCCAGCATCTTCGGAACAGTGACTGAAGAGTAACAGACATCAATAAAGGATAGGTTGctcaggaagaaatacatgggggtgTGGAGTTGAGGATCAGCCTTTATTACCAGCATGATCAAAATGTTTCCCACCAGAGTGATTAGATAAATAACTAAAAACACCAGGAAGAGTGGAATCTGGAAGTGTGAGTCATTTGAAAGTCCCAGCAGGATAAACTCAGTCACTGTGGTTTGATTTTCCATCATCCTTTATTCATAAAGGCCTTGACCTGTTAGAAATAAGAAGGTAAGATAGTGAGGTCATTAAACAAAGAAGATTGTAATAGAGCTAATGCATTAAgtagatctatctatctatctatctatctatctatgtatgCTGGCtagcatatacatatatatcataATAAGCGTATGTATTTGtattgtttgtgtatatatatatatgtattgtatatatatatgcattaaACATCAATAATattaagcacaaatattgtaACAGTGATATAGCCTAATCTGACGTACACCATAATCCTATTCACTTAcgctaagtatcccataacacttTGCATTTGCTGAAGTAAGCATTTGGCACAACAGgtaggaaacttgtcaaaattAAGATACATTTGTTCTTTCTTAGTACAAGCTATGGAGGTACCTTCACTGACCAGTATCTGGAATGCTAGTAtccaaaataaagataaaaaagaaacaaaactacgAGTTAGGGAACTGGAATGAACTGATGAGTTGGATTATAGTAATGTGTAAAGAAATGTGTTACTTGTAAAATCATATAAGTCATAACTGAAATGTATAGCCTTGGGAGAACACTTCCTGCATAAGGCGAATGTAACATTGCTGCACGGGACTGCTCTTTGGAGACTAGTATCATATATAAACTTTTCCTTGTACCATATTGATAAACAAGACTGACTTTGGTTATTTGCTCTCTTGAATTTATTTCATAATTTACCAAAGTGTAACCAAGCAATTGACTATCTAGCTATCTATTGTGAGGGGGCAatgccagatggctacagtaaagtaccgaggaacaggtgtgttagccccaggctaaaaaaaatccctagtaccatggtaaccaaatggcagttgctccaggttaatcagggcacctgggtttaaaaaggagctcactccagtcaggcagggaggagccacagGAGAAGGAGCGCGTgtgaggagctaggagcaagaggcacaaggagctgagactaaGAGGGTGTGTtactggaggactgaggaattatcagacaatcaaaggtcctgtggtgaggataaagaaggtgtttggaggagtctatggggaagtagcccagggagttatagctgtcCATGCAGCTGTTAAAGGAGGCATCTTATAGACAATTGCAATTCCAACAGGGCGTGTGACTGGAACCGGAGTAaggagggcgggcctgggttccccaaactcgcaactcctgatcagacacaacaAGGAGGAGTTGAACGCCAGACTGTGGTTCCAACCAGAAGGGAAGTCACTGAGCGTGAGAAATCCTCCAATTAAGACGCAGGACTAGCCACTtacaccaaggtagaggaggaaactTTGTCACCATCTATCTATTACATTATCTATCTTCTAATAGTACCGATGTCATCATGGTGGCATCAagtgttttatttgtttgctaGTATTGGCTgacatttttgatggaaaaaacccCAAGAGTGTCTGAACTGTATAACAACTTTTCTCGGATCTGTCAGTTACCTCGTTCTTCAATTCATCTATTAAGTGTGCTTTATTTGATGATTGTATAGCAGTGAGAGTTGGTTCAATCAGAATGACCTGCAAATAACTAAAGAGTAAGCCTTAAGATGTTCTAGTATATTGATCTATGTAATTATCATTATCAAAACCAAacttttattttatgaaaaagaGGTGTTTGATACAAGATCCTCTTTTTCTAAAAAACATGTTCACTAGCATCATTAGTATCCTTGTCCTTTAATTCATATTTAAGTGAATCATGTATCatcttttctattattttgtcccaggattgatgtcagggtAACTCTAATTACCTGGGGCAGCCCTTGTGCCCTTTTTGAATACTGCCACAATATTAGCACACTTCTACTCTTTTGGAATCGTATGATGTTGTGAGATTAAATATTGCTCATAGATATTTGGCTCCTACCAATGTAAGACTCTTGTATGCTGATAGGTAAAACCGAAGCCGTGACTTTACACTCCCGTGGCATCATTTACTGTACTTTCCACCAAAATGAACAAAGGTAAGGAATACATTTCCACATACTTGATGcttgtaaataattttcaatgtTCACAACTGTCTCTGGCATTCGGAGGTTCTCTCCACCTGACTCTGTATGTTTGATGAAGAATGGAGAACATTGTGTTAGTTATGCAATCTAGCAAATATAGTGGCAAAGAACTAGAGACTTAATTAGAAGGGATCTATATTAGGAAAGCCTTCTGATACCCAAgaatagattatttttatttatactgtTAACTTATCAGGAAATAGTCTGTTACTGTTGGGACACACCACATGAACTTTCCCACACTCCGTAACCAgaagtgtggtttttttccccacacagcaTGGCCTGTCTGTTATTGCTGTTACATATAACTAGACAGTGTAGACCTAGGTTGTTACTTATTTCCCTGTTATTTTTATAGTATATTTTCTCCTTCAGATTGTCATAACTTTTCTTAAAGCAACTCTCCCTAAGGATTCTTTTGTATCTTTTACTCATCTCAAGTATTTCCCCTGCATCCTTACTTTCCTGaacttttgttttgtgttttgtaatATGTTGGTATAGGGTCTGGTCTATTTCCGACTGACATAACCAACCTCTGTGGAAATTGGATTGAGAACTTGTGTCAGGTGAGTCTGCACTAAAGCAGCCTATGGGACCACGATTGGTACTGCAGCCACTTCCCTGCCTTAGTCCACAAGTTTGGCCACTTGCTTGGAGCAGGGTGAGCTGTGCCATAAGCTCAGCATCCATCTCTAAACAGTTAATCACAGAATTTGTCTCTCTGTGCTTTTAAATAAAGAACAATAAACTCAAAGGCAAACATTTAGTTGGGGGCCTGCTGGATCCCAATTGGTTAGTGTCTCCTGCTGGTACTTTCATGTGTCTATATGGGTATATCAACACACACCATAACAGTAAACGTCACAGCCCAGGTCGATAGCTAGTGCTATTTCTCTAAAAATAGCCGTGTAGACAGTGCTGTTGACCTGGGCTCGGAGGTAACTTCTGTGGAGTGTGTCATCCTGTGTGCAGCGAActagactagaagacctcttcCAATCCTATTTCTAGGATGGGTTTTGTTTGAGGCAGTAGTGGCAGAAAGATAATACTTTGCTACAACCCTTAATGTGTCAGAGCATGTTTCCATCAATAACATGCCACACCAGTAAACTGGTACCCTTCACATGGGATGAATTTCAGAAAAAGGCCTATTCACCACTTATGTCCCAATAAAACCTCGTGGCCCAGAGACCATATCTTAGCCACTATATCATAATGTCTCCATCTCTCTCCATCTGCAAAACAGGTCTGGTAGACTTATCTGTGGGAAACACATCTCAGTTGCTGGTTTGGAACATGAACTAAACTGGTAAAACTTGATCAGACTTCTCCACCATTGGGAAGACCAATAAAATATAAAGCGATAAAGTCCATCGCCTCGTTCTGAGCTCATTCACAGTGCTGCATTTTAAAACTCATAAACTGAAATGGGAGGTGCCATGTTAGTCTTGGGTATTTAAATATTTCCCATTTCCAAGCAATGTAGTGAGGGTTGGATTTATCCCACCAGAATCATTTGGCCCAGGGTGTTACTGGAAAGAACCTAAGGACTGCTAAATGGCCATAAGCCCCTCCATAATGGGTGCATATTGAGGCCTTCTGTGATATATTGCCCTACTCAATCAGTCAACAGTAGAATGCACAGGTTACTGAAAAAGGCTTTTCTCCATAGTGCTCTGGAGGCACCAGCCCAGAAAACAAAAGGCTTTGAGAAGTTAAGACATCTGAGAAGTCACGGCAAAAGGAGCAGACTTACTCTCCTTTGGGATATAAGCTGATCATGAATGGAATTCATGGACTGTTTGTTCAACTTCTGAACATTACTACGCGTGTGTTCTCTTTGGACTTTAACCATTACATTGACTCCTGtgctcatctctctctcactcgcGCTCTggtttctctgtatttttttcttctggtgTGAAACTGATCTCCTCTAAAGCAatgattctcaaccaggagtatgcATATCCCTGAGGaaatgcagagatcttccaggaggtacatcaactcatctagatatttgcctaattttacaacaggctacataaaaaacactagtgaagtcagtacaaactaaaatttcatgcagactatgacttgtttatactgctctatatactatacatttaaatgtatgtacaatatttatattccaactgattttcaaaggttgAGAGACACTGCAGGAGCGAGTGcccaatttccattgacttttaaaaatcccccttAGGTTCTTTTGAGAATCTCAGCCTAAATGCTCCACAGTAGGACTAATTGTACTTTCAGTGTGTCCATTGAATCAGTGGACATACTCCTGACTTATGCCAAGATGAGTGAGAAGAAGATCAggcccattgactgcaatggcaCTACTCCTAATTTATCCCAGgctaagtgagaggagaatcaccCCACTGATTCCAATGTAG
The window above is part of the Chelonoidis abingdonii isolate Lonesome George chromosome 14, CheloAbing_2.0, whole genome shotgun sequence genome. Proteins encoded here:
- the LOC116821828 gene encoding LOW QUALITY PROTEIN: olfactory receptor 5V1-like (The sequence of the model RefSeq protein was modified relative to this genomic sequence to represent the inferred CDS: inserted 1 base in 1 codon), producing the protein MENQTTVTEFILLGLSNDSHFQIPLFLVFLVIYLITLVGNILIMLVIKADPQLHTPMYFFLSNLSFIDVCYSSVTVPKMLENFLAEQKTISLSGCIAQIAFFIFMVGTEIFLLSVMAYDRYAAICNPLRYSTTMSHQVCVKMVLSAWISGFLDSLVNTLYLTDLSFCSPREINHFSCELPLLLQLSCTDTFVNEMVILCFSMTLGFASLLLILTSYICILSTILRIRFSEGRRRAFSTCASHIXIVLLFCRTAFIRYLRPASGYTFALDKLVSVQYSILTSMLNLIIYSLKNNNVKLALRKLLGR